GAATTGCATTTGATATAAAATATGAGGTTGGATAGATTCATACTCATTTCCACTCCAAAACTTACACACAACATGATTGAAATCATCTGTACTGATAATGGTCTgcaaaatgtttatttcatgtGCCAAAATCATAATAACCCCACCTAAGGATCTTAGTGTAAAAAtgcaaatacaattttattgtGATAGGTCATTCATTGAGTGGTAAATGATGTGTAGTACAGTAGTGATCCCCTACTGCTGTGATTGTACTAAATTTGAGGTGGCAGTGGATGGGTTTATCTTCTGGAGTTGcagatgaaaatgtaatggggcCATGGAGGTATTATGTAGACATAGAGCACGTGACAGATTACCACTCCCCTTCAGTTTGATGGccgatgctatgctagctacgtcAGCCAAGGAAGTATGAAAATTATGAGGTATGAAAATCCAGTTTTGGCAAAATAAGATGCTCCTGGGCTGcatgctggtgctggtgctgatgctgatgctggtgctgatgctgatgctgatggcCACCTTGAGCTGAAGCCAATGCTGTCTGAAGTTAATCCCCTAAACCGTGACCCTAAAGCCTCTGGAATACGTCATTTTCAAACTATGTACATCTGCTTAAGTGCACCATTTATTTTTTGGAATATTTTAACTAAAGTTACAGTTAAATGGTATCATATAAACTGCTTCATCTGAAACTATGTGAACAATGACCAAAGTTATTAGGAGTAACATGTTTATACTATATTCGAAGCAGGATGCTCAGGCTTGCTCAGGCAAGATGTATGGTGTAagtaatatatacatattacaATATACACAATATATCAAGATGATAATACAATTGCTTTCAAACATGGAAATATTCAACACACCTCATAAGTTACATtttgagacccccccccccagtccttGAATTACAAAATAGAAAGATGTAACTTGAACATGTCATGTCATAGTAGTGTACGTTACATGTAagtttgtaatgtaatgtttgtaatgtttttttaatgttaagTTTGTAATGTTTTCACCCATGTTTTCACACCAAATAGTCTCAATTATTACTACAACAGCCTATTGTGGGGCAACGATTCAAGATATTACAGTTAAGCCACCACTGGTGATGATTATCGCATTCTAAGCTGGATTGAAATGATAAAATGACATACGTAAATGTCTTTAAGACTAATGTGTACATTTGCACACAACACAGGTGCATAGGCTACATAGACGGTTGCCTAGGGCACAAAATGCCAGAAAGGGCGCTAAAGGAGAGTTTTTGCTCTGTGTGGCCTCTCTGCTGCGTGTGCATGTTACCTACcccttaaagggaaacttcaggaGATTTTAGCCTGGGCCTTATTGGATGGCCCAATGCAATCTGATCCAGGATCTGATATCTGATTAAACTGGCTCAAAGGTGTCAATGACAAGGATTCCTTCTTTTAAACCTCTAAACATTTACATATTAAGATTCCTTCATTTTAGCACCTTCCTTTATTTAAATGAGCGGTTATTTTTGTATCGGCACAGCAAGAGGTGTTTGAAGGTGTTTTTGAAGGTGATGTTGCAAAGGGCGTAGCAGGCTGGATTGACTGTGCTGTTGATGTAGCAGAGCCAGTAGCCGAAGGTCCACACGGAGTTTGGAATGCAGCTGGTGCAAAACGTGTTAATGAGCACCATCACATTGTAGGGAGTCCAAGTAGCCACAAACGCCACCAGAATAGCCATGATGGTCCGTGTGACTTTCTGCTCACGGGACGGTATACTTCTCCGCTTTCTCTTTTTGGGTGGTTGGAGAGTCGATTTTAGGATCCTCTGAGGAACTGAACTTGGTCCTTCAGGGAATGCCTCCACCTTCCTGTCAGGAGGTGTATAGATGTTTCCTAATGGTGGTTGGGATGGTGATCTGATACACGTGAGTTTGGACCAGCTGGCTCTGGTTTTGTTCTGGTTCTGATGTGACTGTTGGGTTTGGGCATCTCCATCGCTCCCCAGAGGATCGACCTCCTCCTCTTTGTGATTGGATGAAGCAAGGACGCTGCCTGATGTGGACTCGTTCTCTGTCTCCTGGTCCTCTCCAGTGGTGGCATCCTCAGCACCAGCATCTAACGTGTGCGTCTGTTTCTCTTCGCCCGCCTTGCTCCCAGCCTTGCTTTCTTTACTTCTGCCCTGATTGGCTCCTGGGTTGTAGCCACCCTGATAAGTGTCCTGACTGTCACCGGATACCCTCCTGTTCGGCCTCCTCACACGACTCCGGCTGGCCTTGGAGATCTGCCAGTACAGCACTATCATGGTGATCACAGGCACATAGAAGGCAGCAATGGCTGTACCAAAGGTCACCACTGCATTGGAGAAGAACTGAATGTAGCACTCCCCTTCTGGAACTGTCCGCTCACCTACAACGAACTGCCAAAAAAGGATGGCTGGAGCCCACAATATGAACGAGAGTATCCATGCTGCTGCTATCATCATACCTGCCATTTTTGTGGTTCTGTTTACTGGGTAACTGAGTGGTTTGGTTACACAGAAATAACGATCAAAGCTTATTATTAGCAGGTTCATTACTGATGCATTGCTCATGACATAGTCAAGGGCCAACCACAGGTCACATATGACTGGGCCAAGTGGCCAATAGCCAAACACTATGTAGACTGTGTAGAGGTTCATGGAGAAGAGGCCGATGATTAAATCTGCACAGGCCAGGCTAAACAGGAAATAATTGTTGACTGTTTGGAGATTCCTGTTGACTTTTATCGAGACAATGACCAAGATATTACCGATTATTGTAATCAAGCTCAGAGAACCAAGACCTATAATCATGAAGACCACCTCCACAATCCTGTCCAGGCTCTCTAAAGGCAGATCTGTTCCATTTGAGTAGAGAGATTCCGTAGGAGTAAAGTTGAAGGCCTCCATTTCATCAGCCGGGGGTGAGGTTTGATCTTTGGACCTTTGAGAACAAAGAGGATAATTCAGTGTGATTGGGTTTGCTTGAACATTTTTTCATAAAATCTTATACAATATTCCCCTTATATATCTAACAAAACAGTTCCTTGACCTTCTTTATGTTCTTGGCAACCAAGGTTTACTCCACATTATGTCACAttatgtgtatacagtatatggctCTGTGAGAGGATGAGTTTCTGTGACCAAGTGGAAATGCAATGTGGATGAATCTTATCTGAATATGAGATGCATGAAACTGTAACAGGGCCTGATAGTTTTCATATTAGCTTTACATCAACTGGGAGCATTATTTTCACATTCTACAGCAATGTTTTTGCCCCTTCTAGTTGCTTACTGGTTGTAATAAGATTAAAATGTGGTCAATAATGTTTTAGGTTTAACTTGAATTGTCAACCATTGATTTGTTTTGACCAAAACTACAATGTTAACATTTCATGACTTATCGATCATATTTgtgtataaaaatatatatcaagTACATAGCAACATTAATAATCTAAATAGTGAAAATATGTGTAGGTCCAGCTTATACTACTAATTCACACACAGTAGGCTGTCTTTTTAAATAAAATCGTATCTATCCATTTTGCAttcacatgtaaatgtaaaattgcAGTGCAATTAATCACACCATTGGCCCACTTCATGTGCTCATGTGGTGACAGCAGGACTACAGGAAGCAGTGAAGGCTTTCTTTGGAGCATGGAAGTGAGAAAGGTGACAATGTAGTCCAGTCTGAAACCTCTTCATGGGACTGTCATTCTTATAACTGCATCAAAACAGTGTCATAACTGGATAACCTTATTTTCACAGGTTGAAATTGATTTAgtacccgtttttttttttttgcttgttccACTGCTAATTCTTACTCATTTTATGGTACTCATTGTACGATTGTTGGATAgtggagctttgtgtgtgtgtgtgtgtgtgtgtgtgtgtgtgtgtgtgtgtgtgtgtgtgtgtgtgtgtgtgtgtgtgtttgtgtgtgtgtgtatctcagagagagagagaaagagagacaaacagacagacagacagacagacagacagacagacagacagacagacagacagacagacagagagaaagagagagagagagaaagagagagagagatattttttATTGCAGCCAGAAGTACTTTTATATCACCTTACTTTATCCCCTATTTATTCTGTCtaatctacccattcatacgaTGGATTTGAATAAGGAGTTGCAAATGACGAGCATATTTGTTTTCCATCCAGTGCTGAGCAGAAGCACGCAGCAGACTGACTGGGGAGCCATATAAGGCTACTGACAAATGAAAATCTGTGAGATCACAATGAAATGTGTGGTCTGTGCAGTCTATGCAGATTCAGTTATGAGTACAGACttcatgaatgtgtttatgCGTTGTCATTTACTTATGTAATGCGTAATGTAAAGGCGTATGTTGATTTCTTAACACTGGTTACTGGACAGTAGACAATTCTAAGTGCTCACTGAGAAACGAATGGTGCTACTAATGTGGGAAATACCGCACCATGCCAGGCTGTTGCATGGATGTGTAATATGGCAACCATAGTGGAATGCTATTTGGACATTATGTGTTAACAGACTTTCAGTTTTTGGACCAGGATTCTGACATTTACTCAGAAATGCTCAATCGAAGTAAGACTTTACTACAGTTTGTTTCTTCACTAAAGCACCTTACCCTCATGACCATGGATGTAATCAAAGATCATTCTTTAAAAGCCTGACTTCCGACCCATTTCTAAACAAAGTTGTGTGCCCAGCCTAGGTTTACtaataaaacaaactacaaaaGATGTGTCAGTAATTATCCTTCAATATTTTCCTTCTGCTCGTAAAGGTGACAAACAGCTGCAAAAAACAAGGCTTAGATTAGTAATCCCCAAATATAGGAATAAATCTGTTCAAATACCTTTTCTATTTGTTGTTTGCCAATTTTTCACGTTAGCCCTCTCAGATTGATCTTCAACTGTCCAGTCATTTCATAAACAGTAATCCACATGAAGAACTTTCCACGACTCCTTGAAGTGAATGTCTGACAGAGTCTGTGACTGCCTGTTTAACTGATGTACGAGTGAAAAGGGTGGAGCATGCAGTCGGTTCGGAGGGAGTAAAAATCCCTCCCCGGAccaattcatgtttttttctctctacacAATGTGATTTGATAACTTTTTTTCTAAATCTGGGGCATTAGGATAAATAAGTTCAGTTATGCTGAATTATGCTGAATTCTGTCCTTATTTTGTCCTTCTTATTTCCTTTCTGCTAAGGAAGACCCTACCGCGTATTAGATGAGTGTCTGGATGTTTCTCTTTTAATTCGTACCTAAATTTCAGGACCTCGGAGAGCGTGACAAATGTGCCCCTGTATGAActataattaatttaattatattaaTTTGAATGAATCAAGAGGTTCCAGATGTCCATCGAATGACAGTGGGCCTATCCTTCTCCTAATCACCAGCTGTAAACGTTGCTTAGGAATCCAAACCCGTGTGTTTATTCTGATAACCCAGAACAGAGTTAAAACATTGAGTTCTATTGTGTCCATGTACTCTCCTGCCACCTAAGTAGACAACCTTGCAGCTAGCCCACCACTCATGTCAGTCTGGCCACGGAAAGCATAGCTCTGTTGTAAGGCAACAGTGACTTGTTGTGTGCTCATGGGTTAATCTAGCAGAAGTagcaaatcatttttttcttaAAGGGATACCCTCACATATTTTCCCAAAATGTATTCCTGTGTATTTGGCAATACCATATAATCGATAATttagataataataaaaaaaggcgCTTAAAGACTTAAAGAAGAGATATAATAAGACTTATATGAGAAATAATTGAATGAGTATGTGGGTAAAACATGCAaagctaaatgtttttttccttttgttttcatCAATGTGGATATCCATTGTGTTTGTCAGCCTGATGAAACATTAAGAAAAATGGGAATAGTTTTATTTGAACCCTCACTTACGCAATATAGTGATATCTTCTTTACAGTAGTAAAGATATATTTAGTGGCGTGGCTTCCCAGAGCATAGAACCAGTTTAAGCAAGCCTCGATTGCCTCTGGATCCAAATAAGGCTTTGGCACTGGATtcaaacagagaaagagtagCACACTTCAGCGAGGTACTTGTTGATAGTTCCCTGGAAGTCAGGCCTGCATGACGGTAAGCAGAGGTCTGCTCTCTATCTGGTGCTTATGGTCGGTACCTATTTAAACAGCACAACTGCAGATCTTCATAGATGGCTTCCATTCATCCCACTTATCTACTTGTTGAAACCTCTTCTTAGTTTTTAAGTCATAGTAAGTCAAGAGGCCATTACCAAAATGTTTCCAGAAAGTTTTATGACGCTTCTTGAGGTGGTTAAGAATGGCACCTCACGAGGCTTTGGACATCTTCTTGTTTTAAACTGTCCCTGCTGGTTTGTTTACAGGGCTAAGCGTGGACCGTCTGTTTCTGAGAAGTGAACAGACACAAGGATGTGAGGCATGCAGCCGGGGTGCCAGGTGGGATGAATCACATTCAGAGGGAGAGTTCTTCTTCATGCCCCCATCTGAGTGGAAACAGGCGGCTATGCTTCCACTCGACAGCtccacttcctgtctgtctctaatTGCATATTTCTTTTGTTGACAATTGCTTTcttatgaaaacaaacaaaagctttTGGCAGCAATGTCATTTTctcattgtttatttatttaaacattGTAATAACAATGCCTCTTTGTTTTGAATacttgggggtggtggtgggcggGCATACCACTTCAGTAAACAACTGTTCATAATGTTTGTAATAGCCTCCCAGTGGCCCCAAACTCAAGTACTTTCTTTCAGTGGAAGTAGAAGGCCAATGTGTATTTATCTAACACTAGAGACTAATATGTGACCTCAGGCACAGGAAGTACAATAATCACACATCACTTGAGACTAATATGTGACCTCAGGCGCAGGAAGTAGAATAATCACTCATCACTTGAGACTAATATATGACCTCAGGCACAGGAAGTACAATAATCACTCATCGCCGATACAAAACATTTGCATCATGTGCCATCATGAGTATGTTAATTCAATTCTACCCAATGACATATTGTACAAAAACTAGCATTTTACATTAAAACGTATATCTTATAATCAAATACATCTTATTGTCTCAGAATTGCTATATGCTATACTCACAAAAAGAAGAATTGAAGATACAGTCcttgattctggtgaaaggttgcagatatttgagctcaacaatCTAATTCCACCCTTCCATGGTCCTGAAGCAAtgcgttgattggctggaatagtgtatggctcagtccgagccacttggtttttgtttttgtttttttgagcGCCACACTGAAATGACAGCTAGAGGAATGTGAGGAGAATTTAGCTGATTGCAATTAAAACGTGCAATGGATTTTAACATAATTTatgaaaatgtgtctgtgtattgtaAAAAGGAGTTATATAAAATTGATTCAGAGCAGGAAATGTGCTACAGCACACTGAAGTAGGGTTTGGGCAAACTTGAGGTAGGGTTTGAGGAAATTGTGCCaaaactgaaagaaagaaaaaaagagaaaagaagtaaTCATGCAATTAAATTAGAACTAATGATCAAGATTATTCTTCAGTATGATTTATTTAAGATCATGTTTCTTTCATTGACCTCCAAGTCTGAAGCCCTTGCCTTAGACATCAAAGAACATGCTAATGGTTGCTTATAATATGAACCTATCCAGTGCCAGTATAGATAcgccttataatagtaaccttatgagcacacagTGTTCCCACTGTGGGAATGTTTACCAACTGACAGTCTTGTATGTATCTTTGAATGTATATATGCCCCatgtatgctaatatgttttCTCCTGATTGATGTAGCCTATGAATTTatctgcttgcttctgattTTGTCTGCTTCTACTCCttgctttctgtttttttcttgtttccCCTTGCCACCATCACCTAAGTGCGTCTCCAGGGTTCAGGTATGATAGTTTACACACATAGTCCAAGCACATGGCAAAATGGGATGAATAGTAACTGGAGAAGATGCTAAGAATGTATGTAAGCTATCATTGCTCACATGGACTATGGAATGCATTCctaattgtttttcttttaatatataatatatatatatacatgtttgATGTTCGAAAATAGGTTCTACTGGTTCTACTGGTTCCTAGGTAGAAAATTGCTCACATTTTCTCAGAGCTCAGTACAATAATATCCTTCATATCTATTGCAAATAGAATCACAACATTTTACTCCAACAAACACATTACTAATATGGTTAgatttgttcatattttttgtGTTACAGTTttctaaattacacacacaaatcacaaaatcgcacacacacactcacaatgcaAAACACCTCATATATCATGcaacactgcattcaaaactTTAGCCAAATATCTCAAAAATCTAATTTTGAAAACATAACAGTAAACTGCAGACTGGCAACTGTAACCCATCAACATATCAACCTTTGCCATCCCTAGAAACTGGCTACTACATTATAAAGGGTGCCTTTAAAAGCACAAAAGTGTTAAATATCCCGTAGTTGTGTTTTAAAGTGACACTGAAAATTGAGAGTAAAGCAGAGAATTTGCTTGCAGTCTTGCACACATGAAACAGAGTTTTCAGTTATGAGTGCGCACAAACTGTGTACACAGACAGGGGAATGCAATCCAGGTAGATCCAAC
Above is a genomic segment from Clupea harengus chromosome 3, Ch_v2.0.2, whole genome shotgun sequence containing:
- the chrm2b gene encoding muscarinic acetylcholine receptor M2, yielding MEAFNFTPTESLYSNGTDLPLESLDRIVEVVFMIIGLGSLSLITIIGNILVIVSIKVNRNLQTVNNYFLFSLACADLIIGLFSMNLYTVYIVFGYWPLGPVICDLWLALDYVMSNASVMNLLIISFDRYFCVTKPLSYPVNRTTKMAGMMIAAAWILSFILWAPAILFWQFVVGERTVPEGECYIQFFSNAVVTFGTAIAAFYVPVITMIVLYWQISKASRSRVRRPNRRVSGDSQDTYQGGYNPGANQGRSKESKAGSKAGEEKQTHTLDAGAEDATTGEDQETENESTSGSVLASSNHKEEEVDPLGSDGDAQTQQSHQNQNKTRASWSKLTCIRSPSQPPLGNIYTPPDRKVEAFPEGPSSVPQRILKSTLQPPKKRKRRSIPSREQKVTRTIMAILVAFVATWTPYNVMVLINTFCTSCIPNSVWTFGYWLCYINSTVNPACYALCNITFKNTFKHLLLCRYKNNRSFK